In Pseudobdellovibrionaceae bacterium, the following proteins share a genomic window:
- a CDS encoding sigma-54-dependent Fis family transcriptional regulator has translation MTERGSIIVVDDDNEMREMVTEFLSKAGYQVTAFPLATKAFEHLKAIVDTEGNLDCVDLVLSDIQMPEMDGIEFVERMKRLCSEVPVILITAFGSIESAIEATRVGAYDYIVKPFKLAEVEVRVARGVQVRRLKMENQVLRTEVQRNWSAGKLIGKSKAMHSVFELVDRVSKANANVLITGESGTGKEMVARAIHEGGPRANRPFVAINCTAIPETLLESELFGHAKGSFTGAVNRKRGLFEEAEGGTLFLDEIGDLDMALQAKLLRVLQERKIKAVGDNTYKDIDVRIVAATHKDLSEAIKDGRFREDLYYRLAVIPIHIPPLRHRKEDIPILARFFLQKYGSANNSPVKGFSSSAVEKLMNYRWDGNVRELENIIERVVVLSTKEIIDAPDLPVSGGTDTVEEFFATAVSSLPTVADLERRYIKYVLDKTGGRKEKASQILGINRRTLYRKEREYGFVDDGPKKPEMPVQAETSELHRGVESPPTLPH, from the coding sequence ATGACTGAGCGAGGCAGTATCATCGTTGTCGACGATGACAATGAAATGCGGGAGATGGTGACCGAGTTTCTTTCTAAAGCTGGTTACCAGGTGACGGCCTTTCCATTAGCGACCAAGGCCTTTGAGCATCTTAAAGCGATTGTGGACACCGAAGGCAACCTGGATTGTGTAGATCTAGTCCTGTCCGATATTCAAATGCCTGAGATGGATGGAATTGAGTTTGTTGAGCGGATGAAGCGGCTCTGTTCCGAGGTGCCGGTGATCCTCATCACCGCCTTTGGTAGCATTGAATCAGCCATTGAAGCCACCCGAGTGGGAGCTTACGACTACATTGTAAAGCCCTTTAAGCTCGCCGAAGTGGAAGTGCGGGTCGCTCGTGGCGTGCAGGTTCGCCGTTTGAAAATGGAAAACCAGGTGTTGCGCACTGAAGTGCAGAGAAACTGGTCGGCCGGCAAGTTGATCGGCAAGTCCAAGGCCATGCATTCGGTGTTTGAGTTGGTGGATCGCGTGTCCAAGGCCAACGCCAATGTGTTGATCACGGGAGAAAGCGGAACAGGGAAAGAAATGGTGGCCAGAGCCATTCACGAAGGGGGGCCACGGGCCAATCGCCCCTTTGTGGCCATTAACTGTACGGCCATTCCTGAAACCCTTTTGGAGTCAGAACTCTTTGGTCATGCCAAAGGTTCATTTACCGGGGCGGTTAATCGCAAGCGCGGTTTGTTTGAAGAGGCTGAAGGCGGAACCCTATTTTTGGATGAGATTGGCGATCTGGACATGGCTCTTCAGGCGAAACTGTTGCGTGTTTTACAGGAGCGCAAGATCAAGGCTGTTGGTGACAACACCTACAAAGACATTGATGTGCGCATTGTAGCGGCGACTCACAAAGATCTCAGTGAGGCCATTAAGGATGGCCGATTCCGTGAGGACCTGTATTATCGTTTGGCCGTGATTCCTATTCACATTCCTCCTCTGCGTCATCGTAAGGAGGACATTCCGATTCTGGCGAGATTCTTTTTGCAAAAGTATGGTTCTGCCAATAACTCTCCTGTGAAGGGGTTTTCCTCTTCAGCAGTCGAAAAGCTGATGAATTACCGCTGGGATGGAAACGTCCGTGAATTGGAAAACATCATTGAGCGTGTCGTAGTTCTGAGTACCAAGGAAATTATCGATGCTCCGGACCTGCCAGTTTCTGGTGGAACAGACACCGTTGAGGAGTTTTTTGCTACGGCGGTTTCCAGTTTGCCAACCGTCGCCGACTTGGAGCGCCGCTATATTAAGTATGTTTTAGATAAGACCGGCGGTCGCAAGGAAAAAGCCTCACAGATTCTGGGCATTAACCGCAGAACTTTGTATCGTAAAGAGCGCGAGTATGGCTTTGTGGACGACGGGCCTAAGAAGCCGGAGATGCCGGTACAGGCAGAAACTTCGGAGTTGCACCGGGGAGTGGAGTCGCCCCCCACGTTACCTCACTAA